The nucleotide window TAGGGTTGGCAAATGGCATGTAGTTGTACATGCTGGTAGTGACCATGGAGAGCATATAATAGAGTACGATGTCGATGTAAAAGAAGGAGATATAGCTACGCTTTCACACACTCCGCTTTATAGTGAGTATGGCGCCATGATAACTGGGGTGGCTATAATTTTTGGAGTGTTTGGTTTAGTTTATGGCCTTAGGGCTAGGCGAGCTAGATAGCCCCGAAGTCTTTAATTCGTTTTTGGGCTGAATTTTTTGTAAGTGGTTTTATCTTTTGTGATATGACTAGATTTCAAAGCCCAAAAACTTTTATTTATCTTAATAAGTTTATCCGCTATAATTAAATTTTGTAAAAATAAAGAGTTTTGGAATTAGAATAATCTATGAACTTAAAAAATACATGGATTATATTTTAAGATTTTATACAAGAGAGCAAACTTATATATCTATAAAGATATTTATAGATATATAAAATTGTGAAATTTACTCATTTCTAAGCGTGGTTAGTACGTCCACTTCTGAGGCCTTTTTGGCTGGATAGTAGCTTGATAGGGCAACCATGAGTATGGAGCCTGTTACTATAAGAGAAAAATCAAGCGTCGATAGTTCAAGCGGAAGCTTTGAGCTACCGTATACGTCAGCTGGTAGGCTTATGATGTCAAAATTACCCAGTAAAAATATCCCAACAAGTCCAAGCGCAACGCCAAATATTATCCCGCTGCCGCCTATTGCCATGCCTTGCAAAAAAAAGCTCTTTTTAATTTCCGCTTTGCTTGCTCCAAGTGATAAAAGCAGGGCGATTTCTGAGCGCCTATTCATCACGGTCATTAAAAGTGAGCTTATAATATTTAGGCTAGCGACTAGGACTATTAACATTAAAACTATAAAAAGCGCCCTTTTTTCAAGTGCTAGTGCGGAGAAAAAGTTACCATTTTGTTGCCACCAGCCTATGGCTTGCACACCTACTGGTAGGGTGGATTTGAGAGCTTTTATATCATCAAAAGGCTTGCTTGAAAACACGTGTATACCGTCATATTTGCCACTTTCATAGCCCAAAATACTGCTTAAAGCCTTAAGGCTTGTGTACACATAAAGTTTATCATACGCCACAAGCCCAGAGCTAAACTCGCCCTTTATGTTAAATCTTTTTATCTTTGGCAGCACCGACAGCCCTCCAGCTTCAGCTGTGGTAAAAATGAGCGTGGCTTTATCTGCGCTTTTTGCCCCTGCAATCTGCGCTAGCCCACTACCTACAAGCAGGCTAAAACCATCAATCTCCTTTTCTTTTAGAGCGTCTTTGACTATCTCGTTTATCTCTTTTTCTAGTGCGCTATTAACCCCAAAAACCATAGCTCCACCCATGCCCTGCTCACCCTTTAGTATAGCCTGAGAACTGATGTAAGGGCTAAATTTTAAGGACTTAAATTTCTCCTGTAAGGTTTTTAAAAGCTCATCATCTATCCTATCTGAAAATGGACTTAAAATGGTGATTGGATAGTTCATAGTAAAGAGCTTTCTCTCAAAATCCTTATCAAAGCCATTCATTAGCGCCATAGCCACAATAAGCACCATAAGCCCAACGCTCACCCCCAAAAATGCAAGCAATGCAGAGAGTGTGATAAATGGCTGAGTTTTATCAAAGCGCAGATATTTTGGCGCTAAAAATCGTACTAGGCTCATCTTTGTCCTTGTTTAAATTTATATTTTGGTTCTTACATATATCCATGGCTACTGTTGCTAAAAGCCTTGCGTAAAAGAGGATAAAATATTTAAATTTATCCTCTTTTTGGTGCATTTTCTGGGCTTACAGACTAGAAAATATCGTAAAAACCCAGAAAATATTAAGCAAAAATTCCTTTTTTTGGACCACTTTTCCCGTGGCAATCTTTGTATTTTTTACCACTTCCACAAGGGCAGGGTGCATTGCGGGCAGGCTTTTTGGCGCTGTTTGCGGCATTAGATGGCACGCTATGATGTATGGCTTTTTTAAATTCCCCATTTTCGTCACTTGCGCTAAAGCTGGTAGCTTCGCTTTCTGATTTTTCACTCATCTCCTCAAGCACTTGCGAAGCACTCTCATCTTGCGGACGAAGCTGAAGTAGATGAAGCATTTTGCTACTTTCTGTTTTTAGTCTACTTGCAAGCTCTAAAAAAAGATTATAGCTCTCTTTTTTGTATTCTGTTAGCGGATCTTTTTGATTATATCCGCGTAGTCCGATACCTGTTTTTAGTATATCCATTTGATATAGGTGCTCTCTCCATGCGCCGTCTAAAACCTGCAAATATAGCACCTTCTCAATGCGTGATTTATCGTCAGGGCTTATGAGTGATAGTTTTTGCTCGTAGTTTTTGATAAGCTCATCACTAAGCGCGTTTAATAGCTCATCATACTCAAGCCCTTTAAATTTATCCGCCTCTATATCCTCGCCTATCTCGCTTTTTATTATATTGGCTAGATTTTCTAGGTCAAACTCATCTTTTAGTCCGCCTGCGATTATCCCAGCTTTTTCTAGGAGTTGGGCTGCGTATT belongs to Campylobacter sp. 19-13652 and includes:
- a CDS encoding ABC transporter permease, whose product is MSLVRFLAPKYLRFDKTQPFITLSALLAFLGVSVGLMVLIVAMALMNGFDKDFERKLFTMNYPITILSPFSDRIDDELLKTLQEKFKSLKFSPYISSQAILKGEQGMGGAMVFGVNSALEKEINEIVKDALKEKEIDGFSLLVGSGLAQIAGAKSADKATLIFTTAEAGGLSVLPKIKRFNIKGEFSSGLVAYDKLYVYTSLKALSSILGYESGKYDGIHVFSSKPFDDIKALKSTLPVGVQAIGWWQQNGNFFSALALEKRALFIVLMLIVLVASLNIISSLLMTVMNRRSEIALLLSLGASKAEIKKSFFLQGMAIGGSGIIFGVALGLVGIFLLGNFDIISLPADVYGSSKLPLELSTLDFSLIVTGSILMVALSSYYPAKKASEVDVLTTLRNE